A region from the Triticum urartu cultivar G1812 chromosome 1, Tu2.1, whole genome shotgun sequence genome encodes:
- the LOC125509341 gene encoding pentatricopeptide repeat-containing protein At3g60050-like yields MIRGARAPPLRVARLFWPSRRLCGDDSRTGVEAPSTGQQDDGCILEREGEAGLDPSTVTPEVLLRMPPPPPLPGRPESGDYDAENLSSGSGSRRRPREELRLADRILKVLLQDGPGFSARKALDEMNLKVTNELVRQVMFKFVVSVDSVNRERYPRLAYKFFVWAGQQDGYRHNTSMYNLVMKVFAECGEVKAMWRLLEEMTEIGLPVSARTFHILICTCGQAGLRRRLVERFIKSSSFNYRPFKSSFNAILHTLLTIKQYSLIEWVHQKMVTEGHTPDVLTYNVVMRAKYLLGKLDQFHRLLDEMGKNGLTPDLHTYNLLLHVLGKGDKPLAALNLLNYMSDVGCVPSVLHFTNLIDGLSRAGNLEACRYFFDEMVKKGCEPDAVCYTVMITGYVAAAEFEEAQKLFDDMLVRGKLPNVYTYNSMIRGLCIVGEFDKACSMLKDMDLHGCTPNFSVYSTLVCRLRNAGKDSEANHVIKYMTKKGQYLHLLSRFGGYRRC; encoded by the coding sequence ATGATACGGGGCGCTCGCGCACCTCCCCTCCGAGTAGCCCGGCTGTTCTGGCCTTCCCGCCGCCTATGCGGCGACGATTCAAGAACCGGTGTCGAGGCGCCCAGCACTGGGCAGCAGGATGATGGCTGCATTCTGGAGAGAGAGGGCGAGGCGGGCCTAGATCCGTCGACCGTTACGCCCGAAGTGCTCCTCcgcatgccgccgccgccgcccctgcccgGCCGGCCGGAGAGCGGCGACTATGATGCCGAAAATTTGTCCTCTGGTTCCGGTTCCAGGCGGAGGCCCCGTGAGGAATTGAGGCTGGCAGATAGGATTCTCAAGGTACTGCTGCAGGATGGCCCGGGGTTCAGCGCCCGCAAGGCGCTCGACGAAATGAACCTGAAGGTGACCAACGAGCTGGTCAGACAGGTGATGTTCAAGTTTGTTGTGTCTGTTGATAGTGTCAACCGGGAGAGGTACCCGAGGCTGGCGTACAAGTTCTTCGTGTGGGCAGGGCAGCAGGATGGGTACCGCCATAACACGAGCATGTACAACCTCGTTATGAAGGTCTTTGCCGAGTGCGGGGAGGTTAAGGCGATGTGGCGGCTGCTTGAGGAGATGACGGAGATTGGGCTGCCTGTCTCTGCTCGTACATTCCACATTTTGATATGCACATGTGGGCAGGCTGGGTTGAGGCGGAGGCTGGTGGAAAGGTTTATCAAGTCAAGTAGTTTCAACTACCGCCCGTTCAAGAGTTCGTTCAATGCGATATTGCACACGCTCCTGACGATCAAACAGTACTCTTTGATCGAATGGGTTCACCAGAAAATGGTAACGGAGGGGCACACTCCTGATGTATTGACATACAATGTGGTCATGCGTGCAAAGTATTTGCTCGGGAAATTGGATCAGTTCCATAGATTGCTTGATGAGATGGGAAAGAATGGGCTTACGCCTGACCTTCATACTTACAatctcttgcttcatgtgcttggTAAAGGAGACAAACCGCTTGCAGCTCTCAATTTACTGAACTATATGAGTGATGTTGGTTGTGTGCCAAGTGTGCTCCATTTCACAAACTTGATAGATGGTCTTAGCCGTGCTGGTAACCTAGAAGCTTGCAGGTATTTCTTTGATGAGATGGTGAAGAAAGGGTGTGAACCGGATGCTGTCTGCTACACTGTTATGATTACAGGCTATGTGGCAGCCGCAGAATTTGAGGAAGCCCAGAAGTTGTTTGATGATATGTTGGTGAGAGGGAAGCTTCCGAATGTGTACACATACAATTCAATGATACGCGGGCTTTGCATAGTAGGTGAGTTTGATAAAGCTTGCTCTATGCTGAAGGATATGGACTTGCACGGATGCACACCAAACTTCTCAGTGTATAGTACTTTAGTGTGTAGATTGCGAAATGCTGGAAAGGATTCTGAAGCTAATCATGTTATTAAGTACATGACAAAGAAAGGCCAATATCTTCATTTGTTGTCAAGGTTTGGGGGATATAGAAGATGCTGA
- the LOC125509352 gene encoding heavy metal-associated isoprenylated plant protein 39-like — translation MAAQKVVLRVPTMTDDKAKQKAIEAVADIYGIDSIVADLKDNKMIIIGEMDTVAIAKKLKKVGKIDIVSVGPAKEEKKEEKKEEKKEEKKEEKKEEKKEEKKEEKK, via the exons ATGGCGGCCCAG AAGGTGGTGCTCAGGGTCCCGACCATGACCGACGACAAGGCCAAGCAGAAGGCCATCGAAGCGGTCGCGGATATCTACG GCATTGATTCCATAGTTGCGGATCTGAAGGACAATAAGATGATCATCATAGGCGAGATGGACACTGTGGCAATCGCAAAGAAATTAAAGAAGGTTGGGAAGATTGACATTGTGTCCGTTGGACCTgcaaaggaagaaaagaaagaagagaagaaagaagaaaagaaagaggagaaaaaagaggaaaagaaagaagagaagaaagaggagaagaaagaggagaaaaaATGA